The following are encoded in a window of Perca fluviatilis chromosome 21, GENO_Pfluv_1.0, whole genome shotgun sequence genomic DNA:
- the cdc42ep4b gene encoding cdc42 effector protein 4, translating to MPILKQLVNNSNQSKRRSRADLTAEMISAPLGDFRHTMHVGRGGDAFGDTSFLSTRSGEPPREPETKQSSPGPKPGLLSRTFRSSKRSQSVNRGDKYDYNTMAPSGGSSTYVKNAISLPYLNDEDINRGNQLPKSVSSSPMKRLSEIESKPVNGAAAMATLDAEFEERNFGEITDLPPSMPKGGGMKHAESMMSFHIDLGPSMLGDILSVMEKKGWEEDDLGYEEGKGSEGRASPSLIPHIDDDEEEVQAPARPPRSMYQQKPTVDPYTPELHTRNNHHELDSCSVSSAGSVTEEKPRYHVHDGDTDSAKYSSPRGEEDKDFTFMDDDDDEIRV from the coding sequence ATGCCTATCCTCAAGCAGCTGGTGAACAACTCCAACCAGTCGAAGCGGCGGTCTCGGGCTGACCTGACCGCAGAGATGATCAGCGCTCCACTGGGGGACTTCCGCCACACCATGCACGTTGGCAGGGGAGGGGATGCCTTCGGGGACACTTCATTTCTTAGCACTCGATCAGGGGAACCGCCCCGGGAGCCGGAGACAAAGCAGAGCTCCCCGGGCCCCAAACCAGGGCTGCTGTCCCGCACCTTCAGAAGCAGCAAGCGCTCTCAGTCAGTAAACCGGGGGGACAAGTATGACTACAATACGATGGCGCCTTCTGGTGGCTCATCCACCTATGTGAAAAACGCCATATCCCTGCCATACCTAAACGATGAGGACATTAACAGAGGCAACCAACTGCCGAAGAGCGTGTCCTCGAGCCCGATGAAGAGGCTGTCGGAGATTGAAAGCAAGCCGGTAAATGGAGCGGCAGCGATGGCGACATTGGATGCAGAGTTCGAAGAGCGTAATTTCGGAGAAATTACAGATTTGCCTCCATCCATGCCTAAGGGAGGTGGAATGAAGCACGCAGAGTCTATGATGTCCTTTCACATTGACTTGGGGCCCTCCATGCTCGGGGATATCCTGAGCGTGATGGAAAAGAAGGGCTGGGAGGAGGACGACCTCGGCTACGAAGAGGGCAAGGGTAGCGAGGGCCGTGCGTCACCCTCCCTCATTCCCCACatagatgatgatgaggaggaggtgcaggCCCCTGCAAGGCCCCCTCGCAGCATGTACCAGCAAAAGCCCACGGTGGATCCCTACACCCCGGAGCTGCACACCAGGAACAACCACCATGAGCTGGACAGCTGCTCTGTCTCCAGCGCCGGCTCAGTCACCGAGGAGAAACCTCGGTACCACGTCCACGACGGCGACACGGACAGTGCAAAGTACAGTTCACCACGTGGGGAGGAAGACAAAGACTTCACCTTCAtggatgatgacgatgatgagaTTCGAGTGTAG